The Aptenodytes patagonicus chromosome 25, bAptPat1.pri.cur, whole genome shotgun sequence genome window below encodes:
- the MYDGF gene encoding myeloid-derived growth factor codes for MAASSGRSGRRLWAALVPAALLCLAARAAEEPSTADFDVRPGGEVHSFSRSLGDYTCTFTYSAQGGTNEQWQMNIGVSEDNLFFSCSVWRPQGKSYLFFTQFKAEVKGAKIEYAMAYSQAAAGGQSDVPLKQEEFEITETTVSHREGKFRFELSKLMIVAKTPHDEL; via the exons ATGGCGGCGTCCAGCGGGAGGAGCGGCCGGAGGCTGTGGGCCGCGCTGGTGCCCGCCGCCCTGCTGTGCCTGGCGGCCCGGGCCGCGGAGGAACCGAGCACGGCCGACTTCGACGTGCGGCCCGGCGGGGAGGTTCACTCCTTCTCCCGGAGCCTG GGGGATTACACCTGCACCTTCACATACTCAGCTCAGGGAGGAACGAACGAG CAATGGCAGATGAACATTGGAGTCAGTGAAGACAACCTGTTCTTCTCCTGCTCCGTCTGGAG GCCCCAAGGGAAGTCTTATCTCTTCTTTACCCAGTTTAAAGCTGAAGTGAAAGGAGCCAAGATAGAGTATGCCATGGCTTAT TCTCAAGCTGCAGCGGGTGGACAAAGCGACGTCCCCTTAAAACAGGAAGAATTTGAAATCACCGAAACAACAG TGTCTCACAGGGAAGGCAAGTTCCGCTTTGAACTGTCCAAACTCATGATTGTAGCAAAAACACCCCACGACGAGCTGTGA
- the LOC143170781 gene encoding procathepsin L-like isoform X1 has protein sequence MLGAMALPLGLLLALLGCTAALDPALEEAWEGWKSLHAKEYPGEAEAARREVWEKNLQRIQQHNQEESQGQHAFRLAMNHYGDLTDEEFNQLLNGFTPARQEEPAPLFQALAALKTPVAVDWRAKGYVTPVKNQGHCGSCWAFSATGALEGLVFNRTGKLAVLSEQNLIDCSRKLGNNGCHGGYMTRAFQYVRDNGGLNSEHVYPYMATDTSSCRYNPQDRAANCSDVWLVAQGSEAALEQAVAAVGPVSVAVDASSFQFHFYKSGIFSSVFCSQRVNHGMLAVGYGTSQERGRNVSYWILKNSWSEVWGEQGYIRLLKGADNQCGVANQASFPVL, from the exons CTGGGTGCCATGGCCTTGccgctggggctgctgctggccctgctgggcTGCACCGCGGCGCTGGATCCTGCCCTGGAGGAGGCCTGGGAAGGGTGGAAGAGTCTCCATGCCAAGGAGTACCCAGGG GAGGCCGAGGCCGCCCGCAGGGAGGTCTGGGAGAAGAACCTGCAGCGCATCCAGCAGCACAACCAGGAGGAGTCGCAGGGGCAGCACGCCTTCCGCCTGGCCATGAACCACTACGGGGACCTG ACGGATGAGGAGTTTAACCAGCTCCTGAACGGCTTCACCCCGGCGCGGCAGGAGGAGCCGGCGCCGCTCTTCCAGGCTTTGGCAGCCCTGAAGACCCCGGTGGCGGTGGACTGGCGGGCGAAGGGCTACGTGACGCCCGTGAAGAACCAG GGGCACTGCGGGTCGTGCTGGGCGTTCAGTGCCACGGGGGCCTTGGAGGGGCTCGTCTTCAACCGGACGGGGAAGCTGGCAGTGCTGAGCGAGCAGAACCTCATCGACTGCTCCCGAAAGCTGGGCAACAACGGCTGCCACGGCGGCTACATGACCCGCGCCTTCCAGTACGTGCGCGACAACGGCGGCTTGAACTCGGAGCACGTCTACCCCTACATGGCCACG GACACCTCCAGCTGCCGATACAACCCCCAGGACAGGGCGGCCAACTGCTCTGACGTCTGGCTGGTGGCCCAGGGCAGCGAGGCAGCGCTGGAGCAGGCGGTGGCGGCCGTGGGCCCCGTGTCTGTGGCGGTGGATGCCAGCAGTTTCCAATTCCACTTCTACAAGTCAG gcaTCTTCAGCAGCGTGTTTTGCAGCCAACGGGTGAACCACGGGATGCTGGCCGTGGGCTACGGCACGAGCCAGGAGCGCGGGCGCAACGTGAGCTACTGGATCTTAAAAAACAG CTGGTCGGAGGTGTGGGGTGAGCAGGGCTACATCCGCCTGCTGAAGGGCGCCGACAACCAGTGCGGGGTGGCCAACCAGGCCAGCTTCCCCGTGCTGTGA
- the LOC143170781 gene encoding procathepsin L-like isoform X2, producing the protein MALPLGLLLALLGCTAALDPALEEAWEGWKSLHAKEYPGEAEAARREVWEKNLQRIQQHNQEESQGQHAFRLAMNHYGDLTDEEFNQLLNGFTPARQEEPAPLFQALAALKTPVAVDWRAKGYVTPVKNQGHCGSCWAFSATGALEGLVFNRTGKLAVLSEQNLIDCSRKLGNNGCHGGYMTRAFQYVRDNGGLNSEHVYPYMATDTSSCRYNPQDRAANCSDVWLVAQGSEAALEQAVAAVGPVSVAVDASSFQFHFYKSGIFSSVFCSQRVNHGMLAVGYGTSQERGRNVSYWILKNSWSEVWGEQGYIRLLKGADNQCGVANQASFPVL; encoded by the exons ATGGCCTTGccgctggggctgctgctggccctgctgggcTGCACCGCGGCGCTGGATCCTGCCCTGGAGGAGGCCTGGGAAGGGTGGAAGAGTCTCCATGCCAAGGAGTACCCAGGG GAGGCCGAGGCCGCCCGCAGGGAGGTCTGGGAGAAGAACCTGCAGCGCATCCAGCAGCACAACCAGGAGGAGTCGCAGGGGCAGCACGCCTTCCGCCTGGCCATGAACCACTACGGGGACCTG ACGGATGAGGAGTTTAACCAGCTCCTGAACGGCTTCACCCCGGCGCGGCAGGAGGAGCCGGCGCCGCTCTTCCAGGCTTTGGCAGCCCTGAAGACCCCGGTGGCGGTGGACTGGCGGGCGAAGGGCTACGTGACGCCCGTGAAGAACCAG GGGCACTGCGGGTCGTGCTGGGCGTTCAGTGCCACGGGGGCCTTGGAGGGGCTCGTCTTCAACCGGACGGGGAAGCTGGCAGTGCTGAGCGAGCAGAACCTCATCGACTGCTCCCGAAAGCTGGGCAACAACGGCTGCCACGGCGGCTACATGACCCGCGCCTTCCAGTACGTGCGCGACAACGGCGGCTTGAACTCGGAGCACGTCTACCCCTACATGGCCACG GACACCTCCAGCTGCCGATACAACCCCCAGGACAGGGCGGCCAACTGCTCTGACGTCTGGCTGGTGGCCCAGGGCAGCGAGGCAGCGCTGGAGCAGGCGGTGGCGGCCGTGGGCCCCGTGTCTGTGGCGGTGGATGCCAGCAGTTTCCAATTCCACTTCTACAAGTCAG gcaTCTTCAGCAGCGTGTTTTGCAGCCAACGGGTGAACCACGGGATGCTGGCCGTGGGCTACGGCACGAGCCAGGAGCGCGGGCGCAACGTGAGCTACTGGATCTTAAAAAACAG CTGGTCGGAGGTGTGGGGTGAGCAGGGCTACATCCGCCTGCTGAAGGGCGCCGACAACCAGTGCGGGGTGGCCAACCAGGCCAGCTTCCCCGTGCTGTGA